Proteins co-encoded in one Tachysurus fulvidraco isolate hzauxx_2018 chromosome 17, HZAU_PFXX_2.0, whole genome shotgun sequence genomic window:
- the fermt3b gene encoding fermitin family homolog 3b: MASWDLSVVVEELGPDAPPLKISVTSDLHIGGVILKIVEKTQMQQDWSDHAIWWEQKQQWVLRTAWTLDKCGIHADARLLFTTQHKPLRMGLPNGVTLRLRACFSSSLFRTVQGICRILSIRHPEELSLLRPVEEKKKKKDKDSVEEEYDLTDVPLTSGSVPYLYDGMPAHFADSPKTEAVYKILSMCQPSPAPETIAKLYRPASKVDKTHIHTRWLDSSRSLMQQGIQENDKLWLRFKYYTFYDMDPKYDKVRLTQLYEQARWAILLEDTDCTEEEMMLFGALQYHIGKMSLSQDISSTHGIDDLDSALKSLEVKVVGENSSTNELDNLTPPELNDYLKIFRPRRLTLRDYKQYWFKFQDTSIFYYKSKEESYGEPIQQINLKGCEVAPDVNIAGQKFCIKLLIPVPEGMMEVYLRCENEKQYSEWMAACKLGSKGLTLLDSSYQSEVKNLQTFLAMQRSSSSASTAQTDDSINTLSLVSPRYTKKYKAKQLTPRILEAYQNVAQLSLTAAILKFLQIWQSLPDFGISYFMVRFKGSRKDEVLGIANNRLIRIDLGVGEVVKTWRYNNMRQWNVNWDIRQVAIEFDGNVNIAFSCVNADCKIVHEYIGGYIFMTTRARETSDTLNEELFHKLTGGHDAL; this comes from the exons ATGGCTTCATGGGACCTGTCAGTCGTTGTGGAGGAGCTGGGCCCTGATGCGCCACCCCTTAAAATCAGCGTAACCTCTGACCTCCATATAGGCGGGGTCATTCTGAAAATTGTAGAAAAAACAC AGATGCAGCAGGACTGGTCAGATCATGCAATTTGGTGGGAGCAGAAGCAGCAGTGGGTCTTGCGGACAGCCTGGACACTTGATAAATGTGGGATTCATGCCGATGCTCGACTGCTCTTTACCACTCAACACAAGCCTCTGCGGATGGGCCTTCCTAATGGAGTCACCTTGCGGCTCCGCGCCTGCTTCTCCAGCTCCTTGTTTCGAACTGTCCAGGGAATCTGCAGGATTCTGA GCATCCGCCATCCAGAAGAACTGTCTCTGCTAAGGCCAgtggaggagaaaaagaaaaagaaagacaaagattCTGTGGAAGAGGAGTATGACCTTACAGACGTACCACTAACATCAG GATCAGTTCCATATCTGTATGACGGCATGCCGGCTCATTTCGCCGACTCCCCTAAAACTGAGGCAGTCTATAAAATTCTGTCTATGTGCCAGCCGTCTCCTGCTCCAGAGACCATCGCTAAACTCTACCGACCAGCCAGCAAGGTAGACaaaacacacatccacaccaG ATGGCTAGATTCGTCACGCTCACTCATGCAGCAGGGGATACAGGAGAACGATAAGCTGTGGCTCCGCTTCAAATACTACACCTTTTATGATATGGACCCTAAG TACGATAAGGTACGTCTGACGCAGCTGTATGAGCAGGCACGCTGGGCAATCCTGCTGGAGGACACAGACTGCACTGAGGAAGAAATGATGCTGTTTGGAGCCCTGCAG TACCATATAGGGAAGATGTCACTGTCTCAGGATATCAGCTCCACCCATGGCATAGATGATCTGGATTCTGCCTTGAAATCTCTTGAGGTCAAGGTAGTGGGAGAGAACAGCAGCACAAATGAGCTG GATAACTTGACCCCACCTGAACTGAATGACTACTTGAAAATCTTTCG GCCCAGGAGACTAACTCTGAGGGACTACAAACAATACTGGTTCAAGTTTCAGGACACTTCTATCTTCTATTACAAGAGTAAAGAAGAAAGCTATGGCGAGCCCATCCAGCAAATTAATCtgaaag GCTGTGAAGTGGCTCCTGATGTGAACATAGCAGGACAGAAGTTCTGTATCAAACTCCTTATCCCGGTGCCTGAGGGCATGATGGAGGTGTATCTGCGATGTGAGAAT GAGAAGCAGTACTCTGAGTGGATGGCGGCCTGTAAGCTGGGGTCTAAAGGTCTGACCTTGCTGGACAGTTCTTATCAGAGTGAAGTGAAAAACCTCCAGACCTTTTTGGCCATGCAGCGCTCCAGTTCATCTGCTTCAACTGCACAAACTGACGACAGCATTAACACACTGAGCCTTGTCTCACCTCgctacacaaaaaaatacaaagccaAACAG TTAACTCCACGGATCCTGGAGGCTTATCAGAATGTGGCTCAGCTCTCCCTTACAGCAGCCATTTTGAAGTTCCTCCAGATCTGGCAGTCGCTGCCTGACTTTGGCATTTCCTATTTTATGGTCAG atttaaGGGTAGCCGTAAAGACGAGGTCTTGGGCATTGCCAACAACCGCCTGATCCGTATCGATCTGGGAGTGGGTGAAGTAGTGAAGACCTGGCGTTACAACAACATGAGGCAGTGGAACGTCAACTGGGACATACGACAG GTGGCCATTGAGTTTGACGGCAACGTCAATATAGCCTTCAGCTGTGTGAATGCAGACTGTAAGATAGTGCACGAGTACATTGGTGGCTACATCTTCATGACGACGCGTGCACGAGAGACCAGTGACACGCTGAACGAGGAGCTTTTCCACAAACTTACTGGGGGCCATGATGCTCTTTAA
- the trpt1 gene encoding tRNA 2'-phosphotransferase 1 isoform X2: MDGKQGKRFPIWESAKGKRGSGRAGRENREERDVRLSKALTYVLRHGAAKMGFNMGSDGFVFVDELLTHGQFRSFSMEDIERVVATDEKKRFKMKNHIENGRPQIRANQGHTVQVEDLELTAVVLGAPDCPQEAVHGSYMIHWSSIRSQGLSRMKRTHIHLVPCLPGEGQVISGRYTWNSWMFIVETHCSGMRPKCELAVYINVPKAIADGIKFFWSENRVLLTPGDADGVLPPRYFLRAQRLKPSPCDLDLE, encoded by the exons ATGGACGGAAAACAAGGAAAACGCTTTCCCATATGGGAAAGTGCTAAAGGAAAACGAGGAAGCGGAAGAGCAGGACGAGAAAACCGAGAAGAG AGAGATGTGCGTCTGTCCAAAGCCCTGACTTATGTCCTAAGACATGGTGCTGCTAAAATGGGGTTTAACATgggctcag ATGGCTTTGTATTTGTGGATGAACTTCTCACTCATGGACAGTTCCGTTCATTTTCAATGGAGGACATAGAGAGAGTGGTGGCTACAGATGAGAAGAAGCGCTTCAAAATGAAAAACCATATTGAAAATGGACGGCCACAGATCCGTGCTAATCaaggacatactgtacag GTTGAAGACCTAGAATTGACAGCAGTGGTTCTGGGTGCTCCAGACTGTCCACAGGAGGCTGTTCATGGGTCCTACATGATTCACTGGTCGTCTATCCGTAGCCAAGGCCTGTCGAGGATGAAGAGAACACACATCCACCTGGTGCCTTGCCTGCCTGGAGAAGGCCAAGTTATCAGTG GTCGATATACGTGGAACTCGTGGATGTTTATAGTGGAGACTCACTGTTCTG GGATGAGACCTAAGTGTGAACTTGCTGTGTACATCAATGTCCCTAAAGCAATAGCAG ACGGAATTAAGTTTTTCTGGTCCGAAAATAGAGTGCTTTTGACGCCAGGTGATGCTGACGGAGTATTGCCTCCTCGATATTTCTTGCGTGCACAAAGACTGAAACCTTCAC CATGTGACCTCGATCTGGAATAG
- the trpt1 gene encoding tRNA 2'-phosphotransferase 1 isoform X1 has product MDGKQGKRFPIWESAKGKRGSGRAGRENREERDVRLSKALTYVLRHGAAKMGFNMGSDGFVFVDELLTHGQFRSFSMEDIERVVATDEKKRFKMKNHIENGRPQIRANQGHTVQVEDLELTAVVLGAPDCPQEAVHGSYMIHWSSIRSQGLSRMKRTHIHLVPCLPGEGQVISGRYTWNSWMFIVETHCSGMRPKCELAVYINVPKAIADGIKFFWSENRVLLTPGDADGVLPPRYFLRAQRLKPSLSVVSRCSAITVSKVSVNC; this is encoded by the exons ATGGACGGAAAACAAGGAAAACGCTTTCCCATATGGGAAAGTGCTAAAGGAAAACGAGGAAGCGGAAGAGCAGGACGAGAAAACCGAGAAGAG AGAGATGTGCGTCTGTCCAAAGCCCTGACTTATGTCCTAAGACATGGTGCTGCTAAAATGGGGTTTAACATgggctcag ATGGCTTTGTATTTGTGGATGAACTTCTCACTCATGGACAGTTCCGTTCATTTTCAATGGAGGACATAGAGAGAGTGGTGGCTACAGATGAGAAGAAGCGCTTCAAAATGAAAAACCATATTGAAAATGGACGGCCACAGATCCGTGCTAATCaaggacatactgtacag GTTGAAGACCTAGAATTGACAGCAGTGGTTCTGGGTGCTCCAGACTGTCCACAGGAGGCTGTTCATGGGTCCTACATGATTCACTGGTCGTCTATCCGTAGCCAAGGCCTGTCGAGGATGAAGAGAACACACATCCACCTGGTGCCTTGCCTGCCTGGAGAAGGCCAAGTTATCAGTG GTCGATATACGTGGAACTCGTGGATGTTTATAGTGGAGACTCACTGTTCTG GGATGAGACCTAAGTGTGAACTTGCTGTGTACATCAATGTCCCTAAAGCAATAGCAG ACGGAATTAAGTTTTTCTGGTCCGAAAATAGAGTGCTTTTGACGCCAGGTGATGCTGACGGAGTATTGCCTCCTCGATATTTCTTGCGTGCACAAAGACTGAAACCTTCAC tatctgttgtgaGCCGTTGTTCAGCAATAACTGTAAGTAAAGTTTCCGTTAACTGTTGA
- the trpt1 gene encoding tRNA 2'-phosphotransferase 1 isoform X5, whose translation MEDIERVVATDEKKRFKMKNHIENGRPQIRANQGHTVQVEDLELTAVVLGAPDCPQEAVHGSYMIHWSSIRSQGLSRMKRTHIHLVPCLPGEGQVISGRYTWNSWMFIVETHCSGMRPKCELAVYINVPKAIADGIKFFWSENRVLLTPGDADGVLPPRYFLRAQRLKPSLSVVSRCSAITVSKVSVNC comes from the exons ATGGAGGACATAGAGAGAGTGGTGGCTACAGATGAGAAGAAGCGCTTCAAAATGAAAAACCATATTGAAAATGGACGGCCACAGATCCGTGCTAATCaaggacatactgtacag GTTGAAGACCTAGAATTGACAGCAGTGGTTCTGGGTGCTCCAGACTGTCCACAGGAGGCTGTTCATGGGTCCTACATGATTCACTGGTCGTCTATCCGTAGCCAAGGCCTGTCGAGGATGAAGAGAACACACATCCACCTGGTGCCTTGCCTGCCTGGAGAAGGCCAAGTTATCAGTG GTCGATATACGTGGAACTCGTGGATGTTTATAGTGGAGACTCACTGTTCTG GGATGAGACCTAAGTGTGAACTTGCTGTGTACATCAATGTCCCTAAAGCAATAGCAG ACGGAATTAAGTTTTTCTGGTCCGAAAATAGAGTGCTTTTGACGCCAGGTGATGCTGACGGAGTATTGCCTCCTCGATATTTCTTGCGTGCACAAAGACTGAAACCTTCAC tatctgttgtgaGCCGTTGTTCAGCAATAACTGTAAGTAAAGTTTCCGTTAACTGTTGA
- the trpt1 gene encoding tRNA 2'-phosphotransferase 1 isoform X3, with product MDGKQGKRFPIWESAKGKRGSGRAGRENREERDVRLSKALTYVLRHGAAKMGFNMGSDGFVFVDELLTHGQFRSFSMEDIERVVATDEKKRFKMKNHIENGRPQIRANQGHTVQVEDLELTAVVLGAPDCPQEAVHGSYMIHWSSIRSQGLSRMKRTHIHLVPCLPGEGQVISGMRPKCELAVYINVPKAIADGIKFFWSENRVLLTPGDADGVLPPRYFLRAQRLKPSLSVVSRCSAITVSKVSVNC from the exons ATGGACGGAAAACAAGGAAAACGCTTTCCCATATGGGAAAGTGCTAAAGGAAAACGAGGAAGCGGAAGAGCAGGACGAGAAAACCGAGAAGAG AGAGATGTGCGTCTGTCCAAAGCCCTGACTTATGTCCTAAGACATGGTGCTGCTAAAATGGGGTTTAACATgggctcag ATGGCTTTGTATTTGTGGATGAACTTCTCACTCATGGACAGTTCCGTTCATTTTCAATGGAGGACATAGAGAGAGTGGTGGCTACAGATGAGAAGAAGCGCTTCAAAATGAAAAACCATATTGAAAATGGACGGCCACAGATCCGTGCTAATCaaggacatactgtacag GTTGAAGACCTAGAATTGACAGCAGTGGTTCTGGGTGCTCCAGACTGTCCACAGGAGGCTGTTCATGGGTCCTACATGATTCACTGGTCGTCTATCCGTAGCCAAGGCCTGTCGAGGATGAAGAGAACACACATCCACCTGGTGCCTTGCCTGCCTGGAGAAGGCCAAGTTATCAGTG GGATGAGACCTAAGTGTGAACTTGCTGTGTACATCAATGTCCCTAAAGCAATAGCAG ACGGAATTAAGTTTTTCTGGTCCGAAAATAGAGTGCTTTTGACGCCAGGTGATGCTGACGGAGTATTGCCTCCTCGATATTTCTTGCGTGCACAAAGACTGAAACCTTCAC tatctgttgtgaGCCGTTGTTCAGCAATAACTGTAAGTAAAGTTTCCGTTAACTGTTGA
- the trpt1 gene encoding tRNA 2'-phosphotransferase 1 isoform X4 → MDGKQGKRFPIWESAKGKRGSGRAGRENREERDVRLSKALTYVLRHGAAKMGFNMGSDGFVFVDELLTHGQFRSFSMEDIERVVATDEKKRFKMKNHIENGRPQIRANQGHTVQVEDLELTAVVLGAPDCPQEAVHGSYMIHWSSIRSQGLSRMKRTHIHLVPCLPGEGQVISGMRPKCELAVYINVPKAIADGIKFFWSENRVLLTPGDADGVLPPRYFLRAQRLKPSPCDLDLE, encoded by the exons ATGGACGGAAAACAAGGAAAACGCTTTCCCATATGGGAAAGTGCTAAAGGAAAACGAGGAAGCGGAAGAGCAGGACGAGAAAACCGAGAAGAG AGAGATGTGCGTCTGTCCAAAGCCCTGACTTATGTCCTAAGACATGGTGCTGCTAAAATGGGGTTTAACATgggctcag ATGGCTTTGTATTTGTGGATGAACTTCTCACTCATGGACAGTTCCGTTCATTTTCAATGGAGGACATAGAGAGAGTGGTGGCTACAGATGAGAAGAAGCGCTTCAAAATGAAAAACCATATTGAAAATGGACGGCCACAGATCCGTGCTAATCaaggacatactgtacag GTTGAAGACCTAGAATTGACAGCAGTGGTTCTGGGTGCTCCAGACTGTCCACAGGAGGCTGTTCATGGGTCCTACATGATTCACTGGTCGTCTATCCGTAGCCAAGGCCTGTCGAGGATGAAGAGAACACACATCCACCTGGTGCCTTGCCTGCCTGGAGAAGGCCAAGTTATCAGTG GGATGAGACCTAAGTGTGAACTTGCTGTGTACATCAATGTCCCTAAAGCAATAGCAG ACGGAATTAAGTTTTTCTGGTCCGAAAATAGAGTGCTTTTGACGCCAGGTGATGCTGACGGAGTATTGCCTCCTCGATATTTCTTGCGTGCACAAAGACTGAAACCTTCAC CATGTGACCTCGATCTGGAATAG